The Dietzia sp. ANT_WB102 region CTGGAGAAGGAACGACTGGGCCGACTGGGCAAGGGCCCGTGGACCATCCGCAACGACAACCTCAACGCATGGCTCATGACCGTGGTGCTGTTCGGCGCTCTCATCGCGATCTTCGGATGGCAGGTCGCGCCCTGGCTGATCGTCCAGGCCATCTTCGGCTTCTCCCTGCTTGAGGTGGTCAACTACCTCGAGCATTACGGACTGCTCCGGCAAAAGACCTCCGCCGGTCGCTACCAGCGCTGCCGCCCCGAGCACTCGTGGAACTCCGACCACCTGGTGACCAACATCTTCCTGTACCACCTGCAGCGTCACTCGGACCACCACGCCAACCCCATGCGCCGGTACCAGGTCCTTCGCAGCTTCGAGCAGGCCCCGCAGCTGCCGTCGGGCTACGCCTCGATGATCGTCCTGGCGTACATCCCGCCGCTGTGGCGCAGAGTCATGGACAAGCGAGTCCTCGCGCACTACGACGGTGACATCACCCGCGCGAACATCCAGCCGTCCAAGCGGGGCAAGCTTCTCGCCCGCTACGGGGTCGACTCTTCTGCGGCCGGCGCCACGGCGGTGACGGAGAGGATCGTCCCCGACACCGACATCGCCACCGAGCAGGTCTCCCCCACCGGTGAATACGTGTGCCCCAATTGCGGGAACCACTACTCCGAGGCCGCCGGCCTGCCGCGCGAGGGTTTCCCACCCGGCACCCCCTGGTCGGCCATCCCCGACACCTGGCAGTGCTCCGACTGTGGCGTGCGGGACAAGATGGATTTCCGGCCCGTGAAGTGACCCCGTGCACGGGGGGCGGCGATGAGGTCCCCGCCGCACGTCGGAGGGGATCAGGAACAATGGACGCCATGCCCCGTCACCGTGCGACAAGTGACCGACGCTCCTCCACCGACACCCGCGGGGAGCGTCGGTCACTGCGGTCAACGGTGTTCGAAGCCATGCACGAACTGCTGGGTACGAGCGACTGGTCATCGGTCACCATGTCCGACGTGGCCAAGGCCGCCGGACTGAGCCGCC contains the following coding sequences:
- a CDS encoding fatty acid desaturase, which gives rise to MSSIEYIRPADGAPHTPHHDHVTTDIEPYPWSDAKRYLWLLGLVPAMGLFLSMPFVAGFNALGWEVAATVAWFLLPLLVYVAIPLADLAVGADGENPPDEVMDKLAADPFYRWCTYLYIPFQYASLIAACYLWSSNDLSWLGYDGGLGIAASIGVAWTVAITGGIGINTAHELGHKIAGSEKWLSKVALATTGYGHFFIEHNRGHHARVATPEDPASSRLGESFWMFLPRSVVGSARSAWSLEKERLGRLGKGPWTIRNDNLNAWLMTVVLFGALIAIFGWQVAPWLIVQAIFGFSLLEVVNYLEHYGLLRQKTSAGRYQRCRPEHSWNSDHLVTNIFLYHLQRHSDHHANPMRRYQVLRSFEQAPQLPSGYASMIVLAYIPPLWRRVMDKRVLAHYDGDITRANIQPSKRGKLLARYGVDSSAAGATAVTERIVPDTDIATEQVSPTGEYVCPNCGNHYSEAAGLPREGFPPGTPWSAIPDTWQCSDCGVRDKMDFRPVK